In the genome of Oncorhynchus mykiss isolate Arlee chromosome 30, USDA_OmykA_1.1, whole genome shotgun sequence, the window ctcaagtcgataccacgacggccctcaaggaactttactggactttatgcaaactggaaaccatatatcttgaggctgcatttattgtaactggggattttaacaaagcaaatgtgagaacaaggctacctaaattctattaGCATATTGACTGTAGCACTCGCACTGGAAAAACACTGGATCACTACTACTCTAACTTCCCCAATGCATACATCGCCCTccattcggcaaatctgaccacgactccaatTTGCTCCTCCCtttctataggcagaaactcaaacaggatttcCCCTTGCTAAGggctattcaacgctggtctgaccattTGGAATCCACGCtttaagattgttttgatcacacagaCTGGGACATGTTCCAGGTAGCTtcagagaataatattgacgTATACGCTGATTTAGTGAGTGAGTTTTTCAGGAAGTGTATTGGGGATGTTGTacctactgtgactattaaaacctaccctaaccagaaaaaGTGGAAAGATGGtggcattcgcacaaaactgaaagcgcgaaccaccccttttaaccatggaaaggtgacagggaatatggctgaatacaaacagtgtagttatttcctcggcaaggcaatcaaacaagcgaaatgtcagtatagagacaaagtggtcGCAATTctacggctcagacatgagacgtatgtggctgggtctacagacaatcacagactacaaaaggaaaaccagccacgtcacagacaccgacatcttgcttccagacaaactaaacaccttctttgcccgctttgaggataatacagtgccaccgacgcggcccacTATCAAGGACTGTGGaatctccttctccgtggccaacgtgactaagacatttaaacgcgttaaccttcacaaggctgccggcccagacgtcATCACTAGCCGCGTCCttagagcatgcacagaccagctaattggtgtgtttatggacatattcaatctctccctatcccagtctgctgtccccacatgcttcaagatggcttgTGGGGACACtcccttctgtcatcatgaagtgctttgagagtcaaggatcatatcacctgcaccttacctgtcaccctagaccaaGGGGGGGGGAAAGCACAGCCTGCAAGCCGTATCCAGCACGCCGGGCACTTCAAGCCAGCCCACGagacatattatatatatattttttatgaatgtctcgatttttttctccccaatttcatggtgtccaattgatagttacagtcttgtcccatggCTGCAACTCCCATACCGACTCGGaaaaggcgaaggtcgagagccgtgcgtcctctgaaacacgacccagccaagccacactgcttcttgacacaatgctggcCTAAGCCGGAAGCcaaccacaccaatgtgtcagaggaaacaccatacacatTTCGcccgtgtcagcatgcatgcgcccggcccgccacaggagttactagagcacgatgggacaaggaaatctcggcctgccaaatcctcccctaacctggacgacgctgggccaattgtgcgccacctcatgggCCATCTGGTCACGGCCATCTgggacacagcccgggatcgaaccaaggtctgtagtgacacctcaagcaccgTAGACCGCTTTGCCACTTGGGAGGCCACCGCTAAttgatttttttaaagtattattttttgtgtttaaacaaaaaaaaaagacccccttttctccccaaaaATTAGTAGTTCCTATCttttctcatcgctacaactcccgtacgggctcgggagagacgaaggtcgaaagccatgcgtcctccgaaacacaacccaaccaagccgcgctgcttctaaagacagcgcacatccaacccggaagccagccgcaccaatgtgtcggaggaaacactgtgcacctggcgacctggttggcgtgcactgcgcccggcagctacaggagttgctagtgcacgatgagacaaggatatccctaccggccaaaccctccctaacccggacgacgctaggccaattgtgcgtcgccccatggacctcccggtcgcggccggctgtgacagagcctgggcgcgaacccagagtctctggtggcacagctagcactgcgatggctaattgattttaacaaacaattggtcccccccaaaaatgtggcCCTCTGTTGAATTTCAAAATCCCGATGTGGCCCTCGAGCCAAAAAAGTCGGCCCACCCCTGCCTTAGACCCACTTCCATTtgtttaccaccccaataggtccacagacgatgcaatcgccatcacactgcccactgctctatcccatctggacaagaggaatacctatgtaagaatgctgttcattgtctagagctcagcattcaacaccatagtaccctccaagctcatcattaagcttgaggccctgagtctcaaccctgccctgtgcaattgggtcctggacttcctgatgggtggtgaagataggaaataacacctccacttcgctgatcccccacaagggtgcgtgctcaacacatcaccgggggcaaactacctgccctccaggacacctacagcacccgatgtcacaggatggccaaaaagatcaaaggacaacaaccacccgagacactacctgttcaccccgctaccatccagaaggcgagttcagtacgggtgcatcaaagctgggaccgagagactgaaaacagcttcttcaaggccatcagactgttaaacagccatcactaacacagacaagctgctgcctacatacaggcttgaaatcattggccactttaataaatggaccactagtcactttaataatgccattttaataacgtttacatatcttgcataactcatctcatatgtatatactgtattttataccatctattgcatcttgcctatgccactccaTGATTGTACAaccatatatgtatatgtatatattcttattcaattcctttacttagatttgtatgtattaggtagttgttgaattgttagattacatgttagatattgctgccctgtcggaactagaagcacaagcatttcgctacactcgaaataacatctgctaaccatgtgcatgtgaccaataaaatttgatgtctacattgatgctaattagcattttagaatctgaaagggaagagaaagggggatacctagtcagttatacaactgaatgccttcaactgaaatgtgtcttccacatttaacccaacccctctgaatcagagaagtgcagggggctgccataaACGACATCCGTGTATTcgacgcccggggaacagtgggttaactgccttgctcgggGGCAGAATGATAAAGTTTTACCTTGCCAGCTCTGGTATTTTATCCAGCAACCTTCCAATTACTGCTgccccaggtagcctagtgtaaATAcagccgaatatattgataaaagtcaccttgttcGAGAGAGATTTATATGGTTatcacgaaacacagcccttattttgaagtgtttctaaaatcccctatgggaaaaatgagtGATGtcaaaacaattggaaccatttctctGTTTGACCGCAAGgatttatgggtattatgacacctccactgtggagctCTATTAGATGGGACTTGGTGAAAATCgccaaattaaaataaatgttctATCACATTGATCATATTATTTTTGGGATGCTCAACTTATTCTGAGTTCAGAAATATAAAGTTAATATGTGAAAACTAcacggtgctttcactctagtggtagcatgacacggagtctacaacccacacaagtggctcaggtagtacagctcatccaggatggcacatcaatgctagatgtggcaagaaggtttgctgtgtctgtcagcgtagtgtccagagcatggaggcgctaccaggagacaggccagtatatcaggagacgtggaggaggccgtaggagggcaacaacccagcagcaggaccgcttcctccgcctttgtgcaaggaggagcactgccagagccctgcaaaatgacctccagcaggccacaaatgtgcatgtgtctgctcaaacggtcagaaacagactccatgagggtggtatgagggcctgacaggtgggggttgtgcttacagcccaacaccgtgcaggacgtttggcatttgccagagaacaccaagattggcaaattcgccactggtgccctgtgctcttcacagatgaaagcaggttcacaccaggcacatgtgacagacgtgacagtcaggagacgccgtggagaacgttctgctgcctgcaacatcctccagcatgaccggtttgtcagtgggtcagtcatggtgtggggtggcatttctttggggggccgcacagccctccatgtgctcgccagaggtagcctgactgccattaggtaccgagatgagatcctcagaccccttgtgagaccatatgttggtgtggttggccctgggttcctcctactgcaagacaatgctagacctcatgtggctggagtgtgtcagcagttcctgcaagaggaaggcattgatgctatggactggcccgcccgttccccagacctgaatccaattgagcacatctgggacatcatgtctcgctccatccaccaacgccacgttgcaccacagactgtccaggagttggcggatgctttagtccaggtccgggaggagatccctcaggagaccatccgccacctcatcaggagcatgcccaggtgttgtagggaggtcatacagccacgtggaggccacacacactactgagcctcattttgacttgtttaaaggacattacatcaaagttggatcagcctgtagtgtggttttccactttgattttgagtgtgactccaaatccagacctccatgggttgataaatttgattgccattgataatttgtgtgattttgttgtcagcacattcaactatgtaaagaaaaaagtatttaataagaatatttcattcattcagatctaggatgtattattttagtgttccctttatttttttgagcagtgtatttctaGATGAGTACATGCACATTTTCCAAACTCTCTCACTTGTTTAAATCATTTGCGCTACTTGCACTTTGAACTCCACAAGTCCACAAAGTAGGGGAAGGTTCTAAGGGTTATACTAGATGGTGAGAGACAGAATTGCCAATTAAAACCAGCGGTTGTTTCATCCACTCCTGCCATAGACTCCCAGTCAAGTCCAGTTCTGAGGCATTGTGAAACCAGACGGTTTAACAGAGAGGCAGCGGTAGTGCTCATATGTGTACTGATTCTCCACCCTTTTAACCACTCTCCGTACTGGATTTACAATGACGAAAACTTGTTTCCAACCAATGCTTTCAAATACATGACCGGGAGTGTTctagtgcacactttgggagaagGGTGGAAAGTCGGGATGTACAGTACCTATATTTTCGCCTCATTAGGAGTCCTTGGTGTGCGATATTTTCTTCCACAACAAGGTCTTCAGGTTGTTCAGTATAAGCGAGTGTTCCATCTCCATTTGCTCCGCCGAGCCCTTCAACGCTATACAAGCATACAGCTGTTTCTCCAGCTCATCCTGAATGTCAGACGGCGCCCCACGCAGGAGATATTCCTTCAGCGAGCTGCACGCCTTGGCCAGGTTGGGCCGTGTCACCTCTGGCGTACACCGGTGCTTGGTGAGGTCACAGGAAGTGCGACAGTCGGTCCCGTACAGACAGTCCTCGTCCACGTTGCACCGCCGCTCCCTCATGGCTTCCTGGAAAGTGGCCTCAGGGACGATGTGACGAGCGTCCATCACCTTCAGGTCGTGGCGGTCGTTGTAGCCAAAGTCGGCTGCACTCACGTCACACATGAGGAAGGAGCCAAAGGTGCCGTGGAAGACGTCCTCTACAAGCTCCAAGAGGCCAATGGAGATCTTGGCCTTGCGGGGCCAGGAGGGCGTGAACCACTGGTCCATGCTGCGTCGTAACCCCGCGGGTATCCACAGCTCCACTACCCATGGCAGGCTGATGCCGTACAGGGGAGCGTAGGGCACCTTCTCCATCACATACAGgtacagagaaagaggggtagagagggagcgagagagacggggTATAAGAAGGAGggtgaggagaagaaggagggagagagctgTGATGACTTTCATCACATAAATAAGCTCATGATTGGAATCCATTTGTTAGTGTTCATTTTTGTGTTGTGTGAGaacatttttatcccaaaaacATTATTAGAATCCATAAATGGGTGTTCCTATTGGATTACCTTCTCCATCACGTACAGGTCCCCACAGAAGCCCAGGAGCCTGGGGGCATGCTCCCTGTCCTGCAGGACCACCGCTAGAAGGAACTCATTGAGCTGGAGCAGGGCCCACATGGAACGGGCCTCGGGTAGGGAGATGAGGCCGTCTTTATTGTAGTCGGCCACGAAAAGAACCAGGCTCACCAGGTCTTGAAGGTTGGCCTGTTCACCCACCTTGgtctggagaggaagaggaataaGGGTAAGAGATACCTTCATAACAGAACTGCATTAATGAACACACTAGACACTTAAGTCATAACACACGTACAAAAGGTTGCAATAAGTTACATGAATGTGAATACTGTGATGTAACGAAAGTATCAACTTGCGGCCATGAAGCCCTGATTATGAAGGCAGTATGTATGaattatgaatgtgttatgaagtccCTATGTTACTAGCCTTCAAATAAGTGTTGCCGACATGAAACCATTTATAAAGTGGAAAAGCAGGAAGGCTAATGAATCACACTGGGATGAGATGACAGTGCTCTGACCTTTAGGTGGCTGAGGACTATCGCTTTGAACTTCTCCACAGAGGTTCCCTTGGTGGGCTTGTTGAAGGGCGAAGCCTCCTTCCTGTGCTCCATCTCAGCTCCCGGGTCATAACGAGGAACCTCCTCCATCTGGCACTTAACCACCCCCTCCAGGTCCCCCCAGCCACCAGAGTACACctgagagagacgcacacagagccACAACAGGCTGGTGTTTGTTATCAGACACAGAGTCACTCTGGGTGGATAGCA includes:
- the LOC110521720 gene encoding divergent protein kinase domain 1A, whose translation is MIHDLVSGVRCSLFAMARGLFSWVWLRKPIYIQARFSYLHMKYMFFSWLAVFVGSWVVYVEYSSYSELCRGQACKNAICDKYRKGLIDGSACTSLCEKDTLYLGKCLSSKPNNQVYSGGWGDLEGVVKCQMEEVPRYDPGAEMEHRKEASPFNKPTKGTSVEKFKAIVLSHLKTKVGEQANLQDLVSLVLFVADYNKDGLISLPEARSMWALLQLNEFLLAVVLQDREHAPRLLGFCGDLYVMEKVPYAPLYGISLPWVVELWIPAGLRRSMDQWFTPSWPRKAKISIGLLELVEDVFHGTFGSFLMCDVSAADFGYNDRHDLKVMDARHIVPEATFQEAMRERRCNVDEDCLYGTDCRTSCDLTKHRCTPEVTRPNLAKACSSLKEYLLRGAPSDIQDELEKQLYACIALKGSAEQMEMEHSLILNNLKTLLWKKISHTKDS